Proteins co-encoded in one Quercus robur chromosome 8, dhQueRobu3.1, whole genome shotgun sequence genomic window:
- the LOC126694673 gene encoding microtubule-associated protein TORTIFOLIA1, protein MSSQQQQQQEPKSNPKATKQNTRSPSISTHLAMVELKQKILTSLSKLSDRDTHQIAIEDLQTTIQNLSPEALPMLLNSLYDAVSSDPKPSARKDSLRLLAFTCAAHPDSSSAHLTKIIGHVIKRLKDSDSAVRDACRDAIGSLSNLYLKPPAGNNDSVVGLFVRPLFEAMAEQNKVVQSGAAMCMAKMVECAAEPPVSAFQKLCPRICRLLNNPNFLNKASLLPVVASLSQVGAIAPQSLENLLQSIHECLGSTDWATRKAAADALTALALHSSVLISDKAASTLTVLESCRFDKIKPVRDSITEALQLWKKIAGKGGDVSPDDEKPSRDGETPGVAESSEKNGMKNPNPSDRRSEQPSKNSSNGTSPSSDSVSKAKGSSFSEKAVVILKKKAPGLTEKELNLEFFQKLETRGSDDLPVEVVVPRRCLSSSNANNEEESELNDTESRGRSNRTGNIQHDDFHGSSNSKYRNIERGASAPYSKRDLDDLARDKWPEERINGRDSRMRALDGDDRIDINQRESSGNRVGFSKTDGQSEGSFINNKGNWLAIQRQLLQLERQQAHLMNMLQDFMGGSHDSMVTLENRVRGLERVVEDMARDLSISSGRRGGNFAMGFEGSSNRPLGKYNGFPDYSTAKFGRGSDGRIPFGERIAQSDGIAMGMRGRGPPWRSDMSEAWDFPTSGTSRNGQIGSRRALGGSSMDGRSPKSDHESDQGGSRRAWDKGAGPVRLGEGPSARSVWQASKDEATLEAIRVAGEDGGTSRTARVAIPEMTAEAMGDDNVGHDRDPVWTSWSNAMDALHVGDMDSAYAEVLSTGDDHLLVKLMDRSGPVVDQLSGEVATEVVQAVGQFLLEQNLFDLCLSWIQQLVEVLLENGPDVLSVPMEVKKELLLNLHEASTAMDPPEDWEGVMPDQLLLQLASAWGIDLQQHEK, encoded by the exons ATGTCATCccaacaacagcaacagcaaGAACCCAAATCCAATCCAAAAGCCACAAAGCAAAACACAAGATCTCCTTCCATTTCAACCCACCTAGCAATGGTGGAGCTGAAGCAGAAAATCCTGACCTCTCTCTCGAAACTCTCCGACCGCGACACTCACCAAATCGCCATCGAAGATCTCCAAACCACAATCCAGAACCTGTCCCCTGAAGCCCTCCCAATGCTCCTCAACTCCCTCTACGACGCCGTTTCCTCCGACCCGAAACCCTCCGCCCGCAAGGACTCCCTCCGCCTCCTCGCCTTCACCTGCGCCGCCCACCCTGACTCCTCCTCCGCCCACCTCACCAAGATCATCGGCCACGTCATCAAGCGCCTCAAGGACTCCGACTCCGCCGTCCGCGACGCCTGTCGCGACGCCATTGGCTCGCTCTCCAACCTCTACCTCAAGCCCCCCGCCGGCAATAACGACAGCGTCGTGGGCCTGTTCGTCAGGCCGCTGTTCGAGGCGATGGCGGAGCAGAACAAGGTGGTGCAGTCCGGTGCGGCAATGTGCATGGCCAAGATGGTGGAGTGCGCCGCCGAGCCGCCTGTCTCCGCGTTCCAGAAGCTCTGCCCTAGGATCTGTAGGTTGCTTAACAATCCTAACTTCCTCAACAAGGCTTCGCTCTTGCCCGTCGTCGCTAGCTTGTCTCAG GTGGGAGCAATTGCACCTCAAAGCTTGGAAAATTTGTTGCAAAGTATTCACGAGTGCCTTGGGAGTACAGACTGGGCAACACGTAAGGCAGCAGCTGATGCATTGACCGCCTTGGCATTGCATTCAAGTGTTTTGATTTCAGATAAAGCTGCCTCCACACTGACAGTTCTTGAGTCTTGCCGTTTTGACAAG ATAAAACCTGTTAGAGATAGCATAACAGAGGCATTGCAATTATGGAAAAAGATCGCAGGCAAAGGAGGAGATGTATCTCCAGATGATGAGAAACCCTCTCGTG ATGGTGAAACTCCTGGGGTTGCTGAATCATCTGAGAAGAATGGCATGAAAAATCCAAATCCTAGTGACAGGAGATCAGAGCAACCATCTAAGAATTCATCTAATGGTACTTCCCCTTCTTCAGATTCTGTTTCTAAAGCCAAAGGTAGCAGCTTTTCAGAAAAAGCAGTTGTAAtattgaagaagaaagcacCTGGCCTTACTGAGAAAGAGCTAAACCTAGAATTCTTCCAGAAACTTGAAACAAGGGGTTCTGATGATTTGCCAGTGGAAGTAGTTGTTCCTCGTAGATGTCTCAGTTCTTCAAATGCAAACAACGAGGAAGAATCAGAGCTAAATGATACAGAATCAAGGGGAAGGTCAAATCGCACTGGAAATATCCAGCATGATGATTTTCATGGATCTTCCAACAGTAAATATCGTAACATAGAGAGAGGAGCTTCTGCTCCATATTCTAAACGTGATCTTGATGACCTTGCACGGGATAAATGGCCTGAAGAGAGGATAAATGGAAGAGACTCTAGAATGAGAGCATTAGATGGTGATGATAGAATTGATATAAATCAAAGGGAATCATCTGGCAATCGTGTGGGTTTCTCCAAAACTGATGGtcaatctgaaggatccttcatCAATAACAAAGGAAATTGGTTGGCTATCCAGAGGCAGTTATTGCAGCTGGAGAGGCAACAAGCTCATCTGATGAACATGCTGCAG GATTTCATGGGTGGTTCTCATGATAGCATGGTAACTTTAGAGAACAGAGTAAGAGGTCTTGAGAGAGTTGTTGAAGACATGGCGCGGGACTTGTCAATATCCTCAGGTCGGAGAGGTGGTAATTTTGCAATGGGGTTTGAGGGATCTTCTAATAGGCCTTTAGGCAAGTATAATGGTTTCCCTGATTACTCTACTGCCAAATTTGGAAGGGGTAGTGATGGGCGGATACCATTTGGAGAAAGAATTGCCCAGTCTGATGGAATTGCTATGGGCATGAGAGGAAGAGGTCCTCCTTGGAGATCTGACATGTCTGAGGCATGGGATTTTCCCACATCTGGTACTTCCAGAAATGGGCAGATTGGCTCAAGGAGAGCTCTAGGTGGCAGTAGTATGGATGGTAGGTCACCTAAATCAGACCATGAGAGTGATCAGGGTGGCAGCAGGAGAGCTTGGGATAAAGGAGCTGGACCTGTTAGGCTTGGTGAGGGGCCTTCTGCAAGAAGCGTTTGGCAAGCTTCGAAGGATGAAGCTACATTGGAAGCAATTCGGGTGGCTGGGGAGGACGGTGGAACTTCTCGGACTGCAAGAGTAGCTATCCCTGAAATGACTGCGGAAGCAATGGGAGATGATAATGTTGGCCATGACAGGGACCCTGTGTGGACATCTTGGAGTAATGCAATGGATGCCCTTCATGTTGGTGATATGGATTCAGCTTATGCTGAAGTTTTATCTACAGGGGATGATCACTTGCTTGTGAAGCTAATGGACAGATCAGGCCCAGTGGTTGACCAACTCTCAGGAGAAGTAGCAACTGAGGTTGTGCAAGCTGTTGGACAATTTCTACTAGAGCAGAACCTTTTTGACTTATGTTTATCTTGGATTCAACAG TTGGTGGAAGTATTGTTGGAAAATGGACCCGATGTTTTGAGTGTTCCTATGGAAGTGAAGAAGGAGCTTTTGTTGAATTTACATGAAGCTTCTACAGCAATGGATCCCCCTGAGGATTGGGAAGGTGTGATGCCTGACCAACTCTTGTTGCAGTTGGCATCAGCCTGGGGAATTGATCTGCAACAGCATGAGAAGTAG